One Mycolicibacterium parafortuitum DNA segment encodes these proteins:
- a CDS encoding helix-turn-helix transcriptional regulator, whose amino-acid sequence MRRAERLYALVDLLRGSRRPLSAARLSEEFDVSKRTIERDIQSLQLAGVPIYADHGVSGGYSILREHSLPPLNLTVPESLAVLAGLGLVETSPYGAAARRARAKILAISREDQLAPIDEALASMFVIDAQPPTEAAVALIPEAIAARRVVRLSYTAKDGATHTIRDVEAMGLLRGGAAWLFVGWCRLREGIRGFQLDRIRQLEITDEVFPERDSAVLEADLSRWSTRRLG is encoded by the coding sequence GTGAGGAGAGCCGAGCGGCTGTACGCGCTGGTGGATCTGCTGCGGGGGTCGCGCCGGCCGTTGTCGGCTGCGCGGCTCTCCGAGGAGTTCGACGTTTCCAAGCGCACGATTGAGCGCGATATCCAGTCGCTGCAGCTTGCGGGGGTTCCGATCTATGCCGACCACGGGGTGTCGGGCGGATACTCGATTCTGCGGGAGCACTCGTTGCCGCCGCTGAATCTCACGGTGCCGGAGTCACTGGCGGTGCTTGCCGGGCTTGGCTTGGTGGAGACCTCACCGTACGGTGCCGCGGCACGCCGGGCGCGGGCGAAGATCCTCGCAATCAGCCGCGAGGATCAGCTCGCGCCGATAGACGAGGCGTTGGCGTCGATGTTCGTCATCGACGCCCAGCCGCCGACCGAGGCAGCGGTCGCCCTGATTCCGGAGGCGATCGCCGCGCGCCGGGTCGTCCGGTTGAGCTATACCGCCAAAGACGGTGCGACCCACACCATCCGTGACGTAGAGGCGATGGGACTGCTGCGCGGAGGTGCCGCCTGGTTGTTCGTCGGGTGGTGCCGGCTGCGCGAAGGCATCCGCGGATTCCAGCTCGACCGCATCCGGCAGTTGGAGATCACCGATGAAGTGTTCCCCGAACGTGATTCGGCGGTCCTGGAGGCGGATCTGTCGCGGTGGAGCACGCGGCGGCTCGGGTGA
- a CDS encoding nuclear transport factor 2 family protein: protein MTENLNTVETDTAAADAGLAVWLEMWNSDSAIARRICSEDFRIHFLIPDSDGSNPGDDVLGAQSFVRFLDRWRERHPGVVFTEVARAVDGAHGRMLWNMQAGDVVAGGIDVFDFTEDGMIREVWSVNGTRAHLT, encoded by the coding sequence ATGACTGAGAACCTGAACACGGTGGAGACAGACACGGCTGCTGCGGATGCGGGGCTGGCGGTGTGGTTGGAGATGTGGAACAGCGACAGTGCGATCGCACGTCGGATCTGCAGTGAGGATTTCCGGATTCACTTCTTGATCCCCGATTCCGACGGATCGAACCCTGGCGACGATGTGCTGGGCGCGCAGAGTTTCGTTCGGTTTCTGGATCGGTGGCGCGAGCGACATCCGGGTGTGGTCTTCACCGAGGTGGCGCGGGCGGTGGACGGTGCGCACGGGCGGATGCTGTGGAACATGCAAGCCGGGGACGTCGTTGCGGGTGGGATCGATGTCTTCGACTTCACAGAGGACGGGATGATCCGCGAGGTGTGGTCGGTGAACGGAACGCGCGCGCACCTGACTTGA
- a CDS encoding alpha/beta fold hydrolase, with amino-acid sequence MIRPRQGILAADRHAHRQGHNMTSARDVDVHHGRAWVDPQQTVRIGYTVATPPQPTKTVVLLHGAPQTRYEWRKVMMPLAAAGYRVIMPDYRGAGASDKPRDGYDKWTMAGDIHSLVRETLSVAEPISLVGHDLGSMLALSFALRFREDVVSATFMEAPLPGTAYYEWRVTQKSAWQFAFHANPDIAVYLTHGRERWYISRFFDELAYQPDAISNDDLDVYARAYEAPGAMRAMCEIYRELDRDAADNRTALGEHGKLTIPVLASGGASGPLAHNFRAMCEEVADRVTDQLVPDCGHWVAEEQPEFFTKMFCEFDAAARGVTA; translated from the coding sequence GTGATCAGGCCGCGGCAGGGGATACTGGCCGCGGACCGGCATGCACACAGACAGGGACACAACATGACCTCAGCACGCGATGTCGATGTCCACCATGGTCGGGCCTGGGTTGACCCGCAGCAGACGGTTCGTATCGGCTATACGGTGGCCACTCCACCGCAGCCCACCAAGACGGTCGTGCTGCTCCACGGGGCCCCCCAGACCCGCTACGAGTGGCGCAAGGTCATGATGCCACTGGCCGCCGCCGGATATCGGGTGATCATGCCGGACTACCGCGGCGCCGGCGCATCTGACAAACCTCGTGACGGATACGACAAGTGGACGATGGCCGGTGACATTCACAGCCTGGTGCGCGAGACCCTGAGCGTGGCGGAGCCCATCTCGCTCGTCGGCCACGACCTGGGGTCGATGCTGGCTCTGAGTTTCGCGCTGCGGTTCCGCGAGGATGTCGTGAGCGCCACCTTCATGGAGGCTCCGCTGCCGGGCACGGCCTACTACGAGTGGCGAGTGACTCAGAAGTCGGCGTGGCAGTTCGCCTTTCACGCCAACCCGGACATCGCGGTGTACCTCACGCACGGACGTGAACGTTGGTACATCAGCCGGTTCTTCGACGAACTGGCCTACCAGCCGGATGCGATCTCCAATGATGACCTTGACGTGTACGCCCGCGCGTACGAAGCGCCAGGAGCCATGCGCGCGATGTGTGAGATCTACCGGGAACTCGACCGCGACGCCGCCGACAACCGCACCGCGCTGGGGGAACACGGCAAGCTCACCATCCCGGTGTTGGCTTCCGGAGGTGCATCCGGCCCACTCGCGCACAACTTCCGGGCGATGTGTGAGGAGGTAGCTGATCGGGTGACGGATCAGCTTGTCCCGGACTGCGGCCATTGGGTAGCCGAGGAGCAGCCTGAGTTCTTCACCAAGATGTTCTGCGAATTCGACGCGGCCGCCCGGGGCGTCACCGCATAG
- a CDS encoding NADP-dependent oxidoreductase: MRAVGVTRYGGPEVLELVEVPRPDTGPGKIRVRVHAATVNPGDTLLRIGDLDEVLRAGPLYPPYRPGMEAAGVVDEIEPGAATDLAVGDRVMTVVMPIDSTGGAYAEYLVVDTDQVTRAPAGSTHSEAATLPMNGLTARLALDVLALEPGETVAVTGAAGAVGGYAIQLAKADGLRVIADAAESDEALVAALGADQIVARGPGVGERIRRWWPGGVAAVVDAALQGREVVPALRAGGQIAAVRGWELPDPAALGADHHITVREVFVPEYTHAHDKLDELRKLAEDGSLTLRVARTYPAHQAAEAHRALEAGGIRGRLVLTFD, from the coding sequence ATGCGGGCCGTCGGCGTCACCCGCTATGGCGGCCCCGAGGTGCTGGAACTCGTCGAGGTGCCCCGTCCAGACACCGGGCCGGGGAAGATCCGGGTCCGGGTGCACGCCGCGACGGTGAACCCCGGTGACACCCTGCTGCGCATCGGCGACCTCGACGAGGTGTTGCGCGCCGGCCCGCTGTACCCGCCGTACCGACCGGGTATGGAGGCGGCCGGCGTCGTCGACGAGATCGAACCCGGCGCCGCAACCGATCTCGCGGTCGGGGACCGGGTGATGACCGTCGTCATGCCGATCGACTCCACTGGGGGCGCCTACGCCGAGTATCTGGTCGTGGACACCGATCAGGTCACCCGCGCCCCGGCGGGCAGCACGCACTCCGAGGCCGCGACGCTACCGATGAACGGACTCACCGCCCGGCTTGCGCTCGACGTACTGGCGCTGGAGCCAGGGGAAACGGTGGCGGTCACCGGCGCCGCCGGCGCGGTCGGCGGATACGCCATCCAGTTGGCCAAGGCGGACGGGTTGCGGGTGATCGCCGACGCTGCAGAGTCCGACGAGGCGCTTGTCGCCGCGCTCGGCGCCGATCAAATCGTGGCGCGCGGTCCGGGAGTGGGGGAGCGCATCCGCCGATGGTGGCCGGGCGGCGTCGCCGCGGTAGTAGATGCGGCGCTACAGGGCCGCGAGGTGGTCCCGGCCCTGCGCGCCGGCGGCCAGATCGCCGCCGTCCGCGGCTGGGAACTGCCCGACCCCGCTGCGCTGGGCGCCGACCATCACATCACCGTCCGGGAGGTGTTCGTACCGGAATACACCCACGCCCACGACAAACTCGACGAACTGCGCAAGCTCGCCGAGGACGGGTCACTCACGCTGCGAGTGGCCCGCACGTATCCGGCGCACCAGGCCGCCGAGGCGCATCGAGCCCTCGAAGCCGGCGGCATCCGCGGACGCCTCGTCCTCACCTTCGACTGA
- a CDS encoding YaeQ family protein gives MALSATVFKVELGVSDVDHGYYADHALTVARHPSETDERMVVRLLAFGLRAHRLGEVDGELAFGAGLSTPGVPDLRLSDYTERILEWIVVGQPDERVLGKAASKADQVLLFPFAAGVATWWRTVGPKVSGVPNLSVVQIPHAPVQQLAQSVDRRVSAQVMVMEGQVTMTVGGIDATFTPEPLQ, from the coding sequence GTGGCCCTTTCCGCGACAGTGTTCAAAGTCGAACTCGGCGTCTCCGACGTCGACCACGGTTACTACGCCGATCACGCACTGACCGTGGCTCGTCACCCCAGTGAGACAGATGAGCGGATGGTGGTGCGGTTGCTGGCTTTTGGGTTGCGCGCCCACCGGCTCGGCGAAGTCGACGGTGAGTTGGCGTTCGGGGCAGGCCTTTCCACCCCCGGCGTACCGGACTTGAGGCTCTCGGACTACACGGAGCGGATCCTGGAGTGGATCGTCGTCGGCCAGCCCGACGAACGGGTCTTGGGCAAGGCGGCCAGTAAGGCCGACCAGGTGCTGCTGTTCCCCTTCGCCGCCGGCGTGGCCACCTGGTGGCGCACCGTGGGGCCCAAAGTGTCGGGCGTGCCCAATCTGTCTGTCGTGCAGATTCCGCACGCGCCGGTGCAACAACTGGCCCAGAGTGTCGATCGCCGAGTCTCGGCGCAGGTCATGGTGATGGAAGGTCAGGTGACGATGACCGTGGGTGGCATCGACGCCACCTTTACGCCCGAGCCGTTGCAGTAG
- a CDS encoding serine hydrolase domain-containing protein, which produces MTGAPASISLANWLTQPYAHWSLQHVDDFVPTAVIPRGTGDIARLVLVEVPLADIRLTDSAGAPVTVGEVLARTTTDGWALAQHGALLTEEYFDGFAPHTRHLLFSVSKSLIGAVTGALHGAGVIDVDAPVTAYVSALNDCGYSGATVRHLLDMKSGIAFSDDYMHPTAEVHLLDQAVGWAPRTSPDVPATLYDFLLTLQQKSPHGGPFEYRSCETDVLGWICEAATGQPMPQLMSELLWSRIGAECDASLAVDAAGTGFFDGGVSACLTDLIRFGSLFLREGVSLTGEQVIPAAWITDTLLGGPDSRQAFDAGPGTDDLPGGMYRNQVWFPYPGDTVALCQGMRGQMIYINRAADMIAVKVSTQDDAGVPRMFADTLCAFDAVAAELGPSPGGCAMR; this is translated from the coding sequence ATGACCGGCGCCCCGGCGAGTATCTCGCTGGCCAACTGGCTGACGCAACCCTATGCGCACTGGTCGTTGCAGCACGTCGATGACTTCGTACCCACCGCGGTGATCCCGCGCGGCACCGGGGATATTGCCCGGCTGGTCCTCGTGGAGGTGCCGCTCGCCGACATCCGCCTCACCGACAGCGCCGGTGCGCCGGTGACAGTCGGAGAGGTGCTGGCCCGCACCACCACCGACGGATGGGCCCTCGCCCAGCATGGAGCGCTGCTCACCGAGGAGTACTTCGACGGCTTCGCCCCGCACACCCGGCACCTGCTGTTCTCGGTGAGCAAGTCGCTGATCGGTGCGGTCACCGGCGCCCTGCACGGCGCGGGCGTGATCGACGTGGACGCCCCCGTCACGGCTTACGTTTCCGCCCTGAACGATTGCGGATACTCCGGGGCGACGGTGCGGCACCTGCTGGACATGAAGTCGGGGATCGCGTTCAGCGACGACTACATGCATCCCACCGCGGAGGTGCACCTGCTCGACCAGGCAGTCGGATGGGCGCCCAGAACGAGTCCGGATGTGCCGGCGACGCTCTACGACTTTCTCCTCACCCTTCAGCAGAAATCGCCACACGGCGGTCCCTTCGAATACCGCTCGTGTGAGACCGACGTGCTCGGCTGGATCTGCGAGGCCGCCACCGGGCAGCCGATGCCGCAACTGATGTCCGAGCTGTTGTGGAGCCGCATCGGCGCCGAATGCGACGCCTCCCTGGCCGTCGACGCCGCCGGTACCGGGTTCTTCGACGGGGGTGTCAGCGCGTGCCTGACCGACCTCATCCGGTTCGGTTCGCTGTTCCTCCGCGAGGGCGTCTCGCTGACCGGTGAGCAGGTGATTCCGGCCGCGTGGATCACCGACACTCTGCTAGGCGGTCCCGACTCGAGGCAGGCGTTCGACGCCGGGCCCGGCACCGATGACCTGCCGGGCGGGATGTACCGCAATCAGGTGTGGTTTCCCTACCCCGGTGACACCGTCGCCCTGTGTCAGGGCATGCGCGGGCAGATGATCTACATCAACCGGGCCGCCGACATGATCGCCGTCAAGGTGTCGACCCAGGACGACGCCGGCGTCCCGCGGATGTTCGCCGACACGCTATGCGCGTTCGACGCGGTGGCCGCTGAATTGGGACCGAGCCCTGGGGGCTGCGCTATGCGGTGA
- a CDS encoding ATP-binding protein, translated as MAANDELIGRRDECAVVDGIVDALRAGESRALVLRGEPGIGKTALLDHLARAADGFQVVRTAGVQAEMELAFAGVHQLCQPFLDHLGRLPAPQRDALGTALGIAEGPVPDRFLVGLAVLNLFSNVAAERPLICLVDDEQWLDRASAQVLAFVARRLGAESVAVVFAAREPTDAVSGLPTLVIRGLHAPDARALLEAALIGPLDVRVRDRIVAETRGNPLALLELPRQMTAEDLAGGFGFFGAAGISTGVEPAFGARIAGLPRPSRLLLLLAAAEPTGDAALVWRAAELLEIAAESAVPAVEADLAGFGTWVRFRHPLVRSAAYRAGTAQDRRRVHRALAEATDPEHDSDRRAWHLAHAATGPDEDVAVALEQSADRAHRRGGVSAAAAFLERAAAVTADRDKRAERVLAAAEAKAEAGAFDAAVDLLALARSEHLSDLQWARADLLQARIAFVSQRGSDAPPLLLKAAEGLRAIDTDLCRTTYIEAFTAAMFAGRLSVGADAEEIARSAADAPRLPGAPQLRDLLLDWLVEFFTHGHAAALPALNRALDAAEGDVPEWEGRRCAWLATVAALRAWDDRRWHEMSSGYVDYVRVAGILSDIPLALNTHAFMTMFTGELSAAAALVEELATAQHAVKSTIAPYAALGLAALRGARDTALALSSRTISEVTARGEGNGISVAMWATALLHNGFGDFQAALDAARQAIEYPAGLSSANWAFTELVEAAARLGLQDEAESALRRFSEISRSSGTDWALGSEARVRALLADDAAAERLYVEAIDRLGRTRIRTELARAHLVYGEWLRRQRRRGEARTELQTAHDMFIAMGMQAFAERAGRELRATGYGVAADEPSAVGGAALTAQEEQVARLARDGLSNPEIGARLFISARTVQYHLRKVFTKLGISSRSQLPQVLT; from the coding sequence TTGGCAGCGAACGACGAGCTGATCGGACGCCGCGACGAATGCGCGGTCGTCGACGGCATCGTCGACGCGTTGCGCGCCGGAGAGAGCCGGGCATTGGTGCTGCGCGGCGAACCCGGCATCGGCAAGACTGCGCTGCTGGACCATCTCGCGCGGGCCGCCGACGGGTTCCAGGTGGTGCGTACGGCCGGTGTGCAAGCCGAGATGGAATTGGCCTTCGCCGGCGTGCACCAGCTGTGTCAGCCGTTCCTGGACCACCTCGGGAGATTGCCGGCGCCGCAACGCGACGCCCTCGGCACTGCACTCGGGATCGCCGAAGGCCCGGTGCCGGACCGCTTCCTGGTCGGCCTGGCGGTGTTGAACCTATTCTCGAACGTCGCCGCCGAACGACCGCTGATCTGTCTCGTCGACGACGAGCAGTGGCTCGACCGGGCCTCGGCGCAGGTGCTGGCTTTCGTGGCCCGGCGGTTGGGTGCGGAATCGGTGGCGGTGGTGTTCGCAGCCCGGGAACCGACCGACGCGGTGTCCGGACTGCCGACGCTGGTCATCCGCGGCCTGCACGCTCCTGACGCGCGGGCACTGCTCGAGGCGGCGCTGATCGGTCCACTCGACGTGCGGGTGCGCGACAGGATCGTCGCCGAAACCAGGGGTAACCCGCTGGCGCTGCTGGAACTGCCCCGGCAGATGACCGCCGAGGACCTTGCCGGCGGATTCGGATTCTTTGGGGCCGCGGGGATTTCGACGGGTGTGGAGCCCGCGTTCGGGGCACGCATCGCCGGCTTGCCGCGACCGTCCCGGCTGCTGTTGCTACTCGCCGCGGCCGAGCCGACCGGCGATGCCGCCCTGGTCTGGCGGGCCGCCGAACTCCTCGAGATCGCCGCCGAGTCGGCGGTGCCCGCGGTCGAGGCCGACCTGGCCGGATTCGGCACCTGGGTGCGATTCCGGCACCCCCTGGTGCGCTCGGCGGCCTACCGGGCAGGCACTGCACAGGACCGCCGGCGGGTGCATCGAGCACTGGCCGAAGCGACCGACCCCGAACATGATTCCGACCGTCGCGCTTGGCATCTGGCGCATGCGGCGACGGGGCCTGACGAGGATGTCGCCGTCGCGCTCGAACAATCGGCTGACCGCGCGCACCGCCGCGGCGGGGTGAGCGCGGCGGCGGCCTTCCTGGAGCGGGCGGCGGCAGTGACCGCCGACCGGGACAAACGCGCGGAACGGGTGCTGGCCGCGGCGGAGGCCAAGGCCGAGGCCGGGGCGTTCGACGCCGCGGTCGATCTGTTGGCGCTGGCCCGCTCCGAACATCTCAGCGACCTGCAGTGGGCACGGGCAGATCTGCTGCAGGCACGGATCGCTTTCGTCTCCCAGCGCGGCAGTGACGCTCCCCCGCTGTTACTGAAGGCCGCCGAGGGGCTGCGGGCGATCGACACCGACCTGTGCCGCACCACCTACATCGAGGCCTTCACCGCGGCGATGTTCGCGGGCCGATTGTCCGTCGGCGCCGACGCCGAGGAGATCGCGCGATCCGCGGCGGACGCGCCACGTCTCCCGGGCGCGCCGCAGTTACGAGATCTGCTGCTGGACTGGCTGGTCGAGTTCTTCACGCACGGTCACGCCGCGGCCCTACCGGCCCTGAACCGGGCATTGGACGCTGCCGAAGGGGATGTCCCAGAGTGGGAAGGACGCCGGTGCGCCTGGCTGGCCACCGTCGCTGCGCTCCGGGCCTGGGATGACCGGCGCTGGCATGAGATGTCCAGCGGCTACGTCGATTATGTGCGGGTCGCGGGCATCCTGAGCGATATCCCGCTGGCGCTGAACACCCATGCTTTCATGACCATGTTCACCGGCGAGTTATCCGCTGCCGCAGCGTTGGTCGAGGAACTGGCGACGGCCCAGCACGCCGTCAAGAGCACCATCGCGCCCTACGCCGCGCTCGGCCTCGCGGCGCTGCGCGGAGCCCGCGACACCGCCCTGGCATTGAGCTCGCGCACCATCTCGGAGGTCACCGCTCGAGGCGAGGGCAACGGCATCTCGGTGGCGATGTGGGCAACAGCGCTGCTGCACAACGGTTTCGGTGACTTCCAGGCCGCACTCGACGCAGCGCGTCAAGCCATCGAGTATCCGGCAGGGCTGAGCTCAGCCAACTGGGCCTTCACCGAACTGGTCGAGGCGGCAGCTCGGTTGGGTCTGCAGGACGAGGCCGAATCCGCATTGCGTCGATTCAGCGAGATCAGCCGGTCGAGCGGGACGGACTGGGCGCTGGGCTCCGAGGCGCGGGTGCGGGCGTTACTTGCCGACGATGCTGCGGCCGAACGCTTGTACGTCGAGGCCATCGATCGGCTCGGCCGCACCCGGATCCGTACCGAACTGGCCCGCGCGCACTTGGTGTACGGCGAATGGCTGCGGCGGCAGCGCCGGCGCGGCGAGGCCCGCACCGAGTTACAGACCGCGCATGACATGTTCATCGCGATGGGGATGCAGGCCTTCGCTGAGCGTGCCGGACGTGAACTGCGGGCCACCGGTTACGGTGTCGCGGCCGATGAACCCTCCGCCGTCGGAGGCGCGGCGCTGACCGCACAGGAGGAACAAGTGGCCCGGCTGGCCCGCGACGGGCTGTCCAACCCGGAGATCGGCGCCCGGCTTTTCATCAGTGCCCGCACGGTCCAGTACCACCTGCGCAAGGTGTTCACCAAGCTCGGGATCAGCTCCCGCAGCCAACTTCCCCAAGTGCTGACGTAA
- a CDS encoding SDR family NAD(P)-dependent oxidoreductase, which yields MALANKVWFITGSSRGFGRALVQAALAAGDLVAATARRPEQVADLGREHPDRFVALPLDVTDRAAVDRAVAAAAERFGRIDVVVNNAGYADVAPIETGAEENFRAQFETNFWGVYHVSRAAIPVLRGQGGGLVIQFSSMGGRVGGSPGIASYQAAKFAIDGFSRVLQAETEPFGIKVLVVEPSGFATDWAGSSMAVEDIPDVYTDTVGAMSEVRRSAAVTAGDPVRAAEILVRLARHTDIPYHLPLGVNAVEGSIRQDEFLLGEDRRWAAVGRSADFGEPYPVDFPAA from the coding sequence ATGGCACTCGCCAACAAGGTTTGGTTCATCACCGGATCCTCTCGTGGCTTCGGACGCGCCCTGGTCCAGGCCGCCCTGGCCGCCGGCGACCTGGTCGCAGCGACCGCACGTCGCCCCGAGCAGGTCGCCGATCTGGGACGCGAACACCCGGACCGGTTTGTGGCGCTGCCCCTCGACGTCACCGACCGTGCTGCCGTCGACCGGGCCGTCGCGGCTGCCGCGGAGCGGTTCGGCCGGATCGACGTGGTGGTCAACAATGCCGGCTACGCCGATGTCGCACCGATCGAAACCGGCGCTGAGGAGAACTTCCGCGCCCAATTCGAAACCAACTTCTGGGGCGTCTACCACGTCTCGCGAGCAGCGATTCCGGTGCTGCGGGGCCAGGGTGGGGGGCTGGTCATCCAGTTCTCCTCGATGGGCGGACGTGTCGGCGGCTCGCCGGGTATCGCCTCGTATCAGGCCGCCAAGTTCGCCATCGACGGGTTTTCCCGGGTGCTGCAGGCCGAGACCGAGCCGTTCGGCATCAAGGTGCTCGTCGTGGAACCCAGCGGCTTCGCCACCGACTGGGCCGGCTCCTCGATGGCCGTCGAGGACATCCCCGACGTCTACACCGACACCGTCGGGGCGATGTCGGAGGTCCGGCGCAGCGCGGCCGTCACCGCCGGGGATCCGGTCCGGGCCGCCGAGATTCTGGTGCGTCTGGCCCGGCACACCGACATCCCGTATCACCTGCCCCTCGGGGTGAACGCCGTGGAGGGATCCATCCGCCAGGACGAGTTTCTGCTCGGCGAGGACCGCAGGTGGGCCGCGGTGGGCCGGTCGGCGGACTTCGGCGAACCGTACCCGGTCGACTTTCCGGCCGCCTGA
- a CDS encoding glutamine synthetase family protein, producing MTSTLDPDTSTAPLYADTLAQALPDDAKIAAVRAELEAAGVKYVLSCWIDLFGVPKTKPVPMSDFEALCKGKGPQFAVHSVSFVPELSAADSDQIPVPDLDAVYICPWDTSTAIIFADLFWEDKPYNVCPRQALKRAIHEAAQQGYIGYAGIEPEFIVMRYDENGRPVKAFDTDPQQVGGLRPRRQAYGYDVEHSLDAMPFLKDMMDMLEELGWNLHDVVAEGAYSQFELDFHYTNLLQMADRLVFLRLALKEVAKRHGMFVTFMPKPTTGDWRSGAHINFSLRSVDAPDENLFESPGGGWSDESRYAVGGLLAHSEALTAITCPTVNSYNGLVPRVGGLEGGTFTWAPTNITYGHNNRAAQFRLPQSRYCIENRAADMCMNVYLALACTLAAGVEGIVTGTDPGEPTDRDLYSMTAEEGEALGIRRLPRNLLDAVTHLQKDELIAGVLGQTMLKSYVDYKLDEWERYHQTVTDWEVEEYLRLY from the coding sequence ATGACGAGCACGCTCGATCCCGACACCAGCACCGCGCCGCTCTACGCAGACACCTTGGCGCAGGCATTGCCCGACGACGCGAAAATCGCCGCCGTTCGCGCCGAACTGGAAGCCGCCGGGGTCAAGTACGTGCTGTCGTGCTGGATCGACCTGTTCGGCGTCCCGAAGACCAAGCCCGTGCCGATGAGCGACTTCGAAGCGCTCTGCAAGGGCAAGGGCCCGCAGTTCGCCGTGCACTCGGTGTCCTTCGTGCCGGAACTGAGCGCGGCCGACTCCGATCAGATCCCGGTGCCCGACCTCGACGCGGTCTATATCTGCCCCTGGGATACCAGCACCGCGATCATCTTCGCCGACCTGTTCTGGGAAGACAAGCCCTACAACGTCTGCCCCCGACAAGCACTCAAACGCGCCATTCATGAAGCGGCGCAACAGGGTTACATCGGCTACGCCGGAATCGAACCTGAGTTCATCGTCATGCGCTATGACGAGAACGGCAGGCCCGTCAAGGCTTTCGACACCGATCCCCAGCAGGTCGGTGGTCTGCGTCCGCGTCGGCAGGCCTACGGATACGACGTCGAACACTCCCTGGACGCGATGCCGTTCCTCAAAGACATGATGGACATGCTCGAGGAACTGGGCTGGAACCTGCACGACGTGGTGGCCGAGGGCGCCTACTCCCAGTTCGAACTCGACTTCCACTACACGAACCTGCTCCAGATGGCCGACCGTCTCGTCTTCCTGCGTCTGGCGCTCAAAGAGGTTGCCAAACGGCACGGCATGTTCGTCACGTTCATGCCGAAACCCACGACGGGTGACTGGCGTTCAGGTGCGCACATCAACTTCTCGTTGCGCTCCGTGGATGCCCCCGACGAGAACCTGTTCGAAAGCCCCGGCGGCGGCTGGAGCGACGAGTCCCGCTACGCCGTCGGCGGCCTGCTCGCCCACTCCGAGGCGCTGACCGCCATCACCTGCCCAACGGTCAACTCCTACAACGGGCTTGTACCCCGAGTGGGTGGCCTCGAAGGTGGAACGTTCACCTGGGCGCCCACCAACATCACCTACGGCCACAACAACCGAGCCGCCCAGTTCCGCCTGCCGCAGAGCCGCTACTGCATCGAGAACCGCGCCGCCGACATGTGCATGAACGTCTACCTGGCCCTGGCCTGTACGCTCGCGGCCGGCGTCGAGGGCATCGTCACCGGCACCGACCCCGGCGAGCCCACCGATCGCGACCTGTACTCGATGACGGCGGAAGAGGGTGAGGCCTTGGGCATCCGCCGGCTCCCCCGGAACCTGCTCGACGCCGTGACCCATCTCCAGAAGGATGAGCTGATCGCAGGCGTCCTGGGACAGACGATGCTCAAGTCCTACGTCGACTACAAGCTCGACGAGTGGGAGCGCTATCACCAGACCGTCACCGACTGGGAGGTCGAAGAGTATCTACGCCTCTACTGA